The DNA region TTTACGAAGACGGCGAATGGCAGTGATTCCTGCCTTCAACAAAAAGTGCTGAGCCAAATCAGAAACTCCTTTCTCGGTGAACACAACATCCGGCTTGACGGCAATGATATCTGCACAAACCTTAGCCACATGTTCCTCTTCGATTTGCAACAGTTTGGTGAAGTCTTGGTCTCCAACGATTTCCACATTCGTTTGGCTTTCGCCCTTTTTGTACTCCAATGGACAATCCAGCAGAACGATACGTGGTTTTTCGATGTAACGTCTCATTTTCGGATGAGTGACGTCCTTGTTCAACATGACTCCACGTAGCACGCATGAATCATCGATGGAACCTCCGGGAATTTTTTCCACCTTAGCGTACTTCTTGATATCAATTTCGGTACGACCATTTTCTGTCAACATGACCGTTTCGACTGCATCCAAAGCTATCTTGACGGCTAAATCAGACCAACGACCGATGAATTTCGTTCCCACGCAGGATTTGACAACTTCGGCCAGCTTGGCTTTGTCGGCTTTATCCAGAGGAACGCTGACATCTTCCTGCAACAGTTTGATCATGTCCTCGAGCGCCTCTCGGTAGGCCCGAATGATGACCGTTGGATGAATCTGCTGCTGCAGAAACTGCTCGGCAACGGCCAACATCTCGCCAGCCAGAACAATGACCGAAGTAGTGCCATCTCCCACCTCCTCGTCTTGGGTGCGGGCAATTTCAATCATGCTCTTGGCAGCCGGATGCTGAACGGTGATTTCTCGCAGGATAGCGTTTCCATCGTTGGTCATCACGATTCCACCCATCGGATCcatcaacattttcaacattgCCTGAGGTCCCAAACATGTTCGGATCAGATCGGCGATGGTctatgaacaaaacaaaaaaaaagtatatcaaTATTTGTCGGTCCCTGATAATAAAACAACGGTTCCTTATGAAAACTGATAATTTTGTGTGAGATAAAAACGTGGAGCATGTTACCTGAACCAACATTCGTTTCAGTCGTTTTCGTTCTGCTACGCGAACAAAATGTTGGAATCATTCAACCCACACGATTTTTAGATTGATTTTCAACGCTTTAAGGTTACCATTATGTTCAGCTGTTGGATTATATTTTGGTAACTCTACATTTCCCATGTTAAGTGAATAACTTTATGAAGTTGAAtacataaaattcaattgaagcTCTAAATTGAA from Uranotaenia lowii strain MFRU-FL unplaced genomic scaffold, ASM2978415v1 HiC_scaffold_515, whole genome shotgun sequence includes:
- the LOC129760221 gene encoding T-complex protein 1 subunit gamma; this encodes MYGPQQPILVLSQNTKRESGRKVQLENINAGKTIADLIRTCLGPQAMLKMLMDPMGGIVMTNDGNAILREITVQHPAAKSMIEIARTQDEEVGDGTTSVIVLAGEMLAVAEQFLQQQIHPTVIIRAYREALEDMIKLLQEDVSVPLDKADKAKLAEVVKSCVGTKFIGRWSDLAVKIALDAVETVMLTENGRTEIDIKKYAKVEKIPGGSIDDSCVLRGVMLNKDVTHPKMRRYIEKPRIVLLDCPLEYKKGESQTNVEIVGDQDFTKLLQIEEEHVAKVCADIIAVKPDVVFTEKGVSDLAQHFLLKAGITAIRRLRKTDNNRIARACGATIVNRTEELSEKDVGTGAGLFEIKKLGDEYFCFVTECADPKACTILLRGASKDVLNETERNLQDALHVARNLMLEPRLLPGGGAVEMAISQALTNKQIQGPYRAVAQALEIIPRTLAQNCGANTIRTLTALRAKHASHPAGSGPCTWGIDGESGQIVDMKEKGIWEPLSVKLQVYKTAVETAILLLRIDDIVSGSKKKNDDGTGATPAQAAQGME